GCCAGGACGATTTCTTCCTTGACCCCAGATGCCCAAGTTTTGCGCTGCTTTCCCATAGAGTTCCTCCAGTTTGCCTGACCCTCCTATCGGTCAGGCGATTTTTGGAAGGAATCCCTGGAGCATTACCAGGCCCGAAGTTATGGCCAACCGCGATGTGCGAGTGAACTCGACGAAGGTGGAAGAGTCACGCATCAGCAGCCCCATTCCGCCAGGTGGTTCACTGTGATTGTCAATTACCGCCTGTTCGTCATTCGCTGGATCCTGGCCCTGCTGGTGTTCTGGCTGGCGTTGTTCTTCATGATGCTGGGACAGGGCATCTTCGGTCTTGTTGCCCTGCTGTTCGGTGGATGGTGTGTCTATCAGTTCAAGGACAGTCGCGCCCAGGTTAGACATAGCGCCCACTTTGCGCGGAAAGACGAACTGGACAGCCTCACCAGGAACGTATTTGAGGGTGACGGCGTACTGGTCGGTTATGCCTATAAGAAGCCGCTCGTGGTGCGGCCCGGCACCGCAGGGAAGAAGGAACTGGGCCACTTTCTCTGGGTAGGCCCGAGCCGCAGCGGGAAGGGCCTGAGTATCGCCAGCAACCTCTATCACTGGCAGGGCTCAGCCATTGTCGTGGACATCAAGGGAGAAATTGCAGCGCAGACCGCCGGATACCGCCGGGATGTCCTGGGGCAGGACGTGTACATCATCAATCCGTCCAGCGGCGAACGGAGTCACCAGTTCGACCCTTTCAAGGAACTGGAAACCGACGAGCAGATCATCAGCGCCGCCCTCGCTTTCATGAATCCCGATAAAGACGGTGCGAACGCCATCTTTGCCCTGCGGGCCAGTTCCGCGCTGGCGGCCATCATCAAGGGAGCGAAGGTCTCTGCTACCCCAGTCGTTCCGTTCCTGGACGAGATGCTTTACCACCCTGACGGCCTGAAGGGTACGGCGCTGCGGTTGCAGAAACTGGGCGATGAACAGGTCACCAAATGGCTGAACTCCTTCCTCGGAAAAAACCCCGACAAAATGGACTGGGACGAGGCGGCAGGCGACCGCTTCCTGAACAACTCCTGGCAACGACTCAAGACGGAGGCCAGCTATCTCACCACCGCAGGCGTGAAGTACATGACCGGAGGGAGCGACTTCACGGCGGCGGACATCATGGAAAAACCGACGTCTGTTTATCTAGTTTTTCGCGAGTCCGAACTGACCCTCAACCTGGCGCTGTTCAATCTCGTTATCGACGCCATTTTTCGCTCGATCATGCGGCGCTACGACCTTGACCAGACGCTGAAAGGCCAGAAGATTCTCGCCATGTTCGACGAGGCGTTCAGGGCCGTGCCGAACATGCTGCCGGAGTACACCGCAACAGTGGCTGGTCGTGGGATTTATATGGCTATCTACGTGCAGTCCATCGCGCAGATCAGCAATATCTGGGGGAAAGACGGGCGCACCGCCATCATGGAGAACGTCCACACCAAGATATTCCTGCCCGCTGTGGACAGGTCAGACAGTGACAGTGAAGGCACCTCAGCGTTCGTATCGGCCTCGTGTGGGAAGTACATGATTGAGGACAGAGGGCTTGCCAAAGAGGAACACGGCAAGGAACTCAACAGCAACGTGCGACTGACCGAGAAGGATCTGATGACGGCCAGCGACTTTGCCATGCTGGGGGTCGGCAAGAGCATCATCCTGTGCAACGATCTCCCCCCGATCCTGGCCTACCGGTTGGAACCGTGGCGATTCAAGGCTGCTGCCGTCGCCAGTGAGTACCCGGTGCCCAGGCCCGTCGAGCGTCCCAGGAAGCAGCCCCTCGTGACTGTTGATCCTGCCACCGAGCATGCTTTATCCACCGTTCCAACCAGTCCCTCGGCCCCGCCGAGCCGCGTCCTTGATCCGAAAGCTGAATCGTCGGCCCTGCTTATCGCCCTCAGTCTGCACGGTGAAGAGGAGGAAGGGGCCGCTTCACCGTCGGCGTCAGCAGGTAAGCCTGCGACCGCTGTGGTCATGGCATCAACGCAACCGGTGGCCGCGCACCATCCATCGTCGAACGCAACCCAGCGAACCCCGCCAGTTCCGACGGTGGAAACAGTTGAGGTGCCGTCCTCCAGGCCTCTTGAGCTTGAACCTGAAACGGAGGAGGAGACCGATATCGACTCTGCGATTTTTTAGGTCATGGCTGAATAGTAGTATAGTCTAGCTTTAATAGTTATGTTAAAATATAAATATGCAGAGTGAAATCAAACTGATAGCCCTTATTCTAATGCTCTCATTGGGTTACTCTCAGGCGCAACTGGCCAGGCAAGCCCCACCAGCTCCAAAGAAGGTTTACATAGGGCAGACTGTGAAGCCAACGGGAGCCGCGCCCTCCGGCATCAGCGTCCCCAGGAAAACCGCCAGCACGGCGAATTCCTCTGCGGCACAGAACAAACCGATTATTAAAACGGGCGTCCAGACTGTTTACACGGTCGGTCAGTTGCTTGGTAACAGCGCCGTTAAGATGATTTCCAGCACGAACTATCAGGTGTCTATCGTGTTTCCTGCGAAGGTGCAGAGTATCGGCATCAATGCCAACAAGCAGAACGCGATCATGGCGACCATCGACGAGTACGACGGGCGCGTGGTTTACCTCGACGCCCTCAAGGTCGGCGGGACGGCCACCCTCAACTTCCGACTCTTGACTGAGGGTGACGAGTACGAGGAGAAAAATGGTAAAGCGCCTCCACCGTCAGCCCCTGGGGCGCGGAGCGTCAACCAAAACCGCGATCCCCTGATTCTGAAAGTGCTGGTAGACCTCACCGACAAGGATCACGGCGTCCTCTCCTACACCATCAGGAAAACCAGGACTGCCCCGGCACCCGTTGCCGCCGCGCGTCCCCCGGCACCAGTGCCAGCTTCGGCCCCGGTGGTCAAGCCCAGACCAATTCCGGCCCCGGTGGTCAGGCCCACCAGGTTCACCGGAACCACCAGCGGCGTGACCCTCACCGTCAACCTGACCGACGCGGCGAGGAAGCCGGAGAACCAGGGGTTCAATTACAAGATTGAGTTGACCAGGCCAGCCGAGGGCAAAACCTATTCGCTGGATACGGCCCGCACCACCTTACGGGTGCGGAACGTCCCTGTTGCTGACCTGGCGATCTCTCAAGGGGCGTTTCCCATCACACCCAGCGCCCCCGTGACCGGGACACTGGAAATCCCCAGACGCGTGCAGCAACAGACCGGGCCGAAAGTCCTCATGTTCACCATCATCGAAAAGGACAGCGCGACCCAGACCGAGAAGCGGAAATACGTCGGGGTGATCCTGAAATGAAGCGCTGGACAGTGCTCCTCGTTTCCCTCTTCCTGACCGGACAGGTCGCCGCCGCCCCCCCCAAAGAACAGGAAGCCCCGAAGTACGACCGTCTCAACATTTACAACACCACCAACCTGACTCCCCTTCCCCACGCCTCTTTCATCAATACCGCGAAGTTCAGGGAGTATCAGGAGTGTGTCGCCAGGGCGAAAAGCGACAAGAAAAACTGTGCCAAGTACCAGTTCAACGTCCCGTACAGCCTGACAGATGAAACGGTACGAGTGGGGAAAGACCTGCGCCAGGCATGGCAACGCCTGGAGGACAGGTACTACTGGCGGGCGATGGTCAACCTCAACAACCCGGCCATGTACCTGTCACACTGCCTGGTTGATTTCGGGCAGAACAAAGGGGCAGAGAAGCCTGAAGTTGTCGTCTACACCAATGACAGCATGTACCCTTCCCAACTGGCAGGGAAGATTCCATCGCAGGGCCTCAAAGACAAGCTGCGGATGGACAGCTACTCCATTCTGCCGAATGTTCCGAACGCCGATTACTGCGCTGGAGTGCAGATGGATTTTACGCTCATGTACCTCCCCGGCACCTGTTTTTACGCAGGTACTTCCAAGCTGTTCTGCATCGAGGGCGACCAGGACACCTTGAATCCGCTTGCGCCCAGGCCGATAGCCTTCCAGTACCAGGAGGCCGTCAACCG
The sequence above is drawn from the Deinococcus fonticola genome and encodes:
- a CDS encoding type IV secretory system conjugative DNA transfer family protein; protein product: MFWLALFFMMLGQGIFGLVALLFGGWCVYQFKDSRAQVRHSAHFARKDELDSLTRNVFEGDGVLVGYAYKKPLVVRPGTAGKKELGHFLWVGPSRSGKGLSIASNLYHWQGSAIVVDIKGEIAAQTAGYRRDVLGQDVYIINPSSGERSHQFDPFKELETDEQIISAALAFMNPDKDGANAIFALRASSALAAIIKGAKVSATPVVPFLDEMLYHPDGLKGTALRLQKLGDEQVTKWLNSFLGKNPDKMDWDEAAGDRFLNNSWQRLKTEASYLTTAGVKYMTGGSDFTAADIMEKPTSVYLVFRESELTLNLALFNLVIDAIFRSIMRRYDLDQTLKGQKILAMFDEAFRAVPNMLPEYTATVAGRGIYMAIYVQSIAQISNIWGKDGRTAIMENVHTKIFLPAVDRSDSDSEGTSAFVSASCGKYMIEDRGLAKEEHGKELNSNVRLTEKDLMTASDFAMLGVGKSIILCNDLPPILAYRLEPWRFKAAAVASEYPVPRPVERPRKQPLVTVDPATEHALSTVPTSPSAPPSRVLDPKAESSALLIALSLHGEEEEGAASPSASAGKPATAVVMASTQPVAAHHPSSNATQRTPPVPTVETVEVPSSRPLELEPETEEETDIDSAIF